In a single window of the Zea mays cultivar B73 chromosome 5, Zm-B73-REFERENCE-NAM-5.0, whole genome shotgun sequence genome:
- the LOC103626169 gene encoding pentatricopeptide repeat-containing protein At5g04780, mitochondrial, translating to MATMPPPSPSPRHPPRTALSPRCTALHNPSTYVYHCQLLNGTPQGHAPPRHARARPFREQERDLAASYAREIGSCVRVRRWGAACEAFASMLTAGAAPDRFLLPQVLRACAGLGAPRLASAAHALAAKGGAELAGDPVVGNAIVAMYAALGDVASARAAFASLPDRDVVAWTALISAHADAGELEEAFDLFEEMQESGVRPDVISWNTLVSGFARSGDLVAALHLFDEMRQRGVDPGVNSWNCIISGCVQNALYEEALEVFLEMCESERPDAVTVASILPACAGLQALGIGKQLHSYVLRCGIKINVYVGASLISLYSECGEFDDARVVFSTIQEKNVNVWNELVQSYTREGRMDKAWDVFDLMQEDGLKPDIVTYNTLIAAYAKVGQNEQTYELFSRMADVGLKPNVVSMNALICGLHQHGLYTDALEAFRYMQRSSDGKAKGWTFLDNRGPIQPTGTTITGLLSLLADLKLDRLGKEVHCYALKNGLASNIYVSSKLVDFYGKTDDMTSAANVFQKIRNKNVVTWNSLLAAYKHNRKPEATLRLLAEMLESNFDPNLVTIHIALMSCGMTMALGYGRELHSYIIKCWPGGYPATLASALIDMYGKCGNIEDARLVFKSMVPKDVAVWNAMMSCYLLHRMPKDIIDLFNYLEQSGIQPDHITFILLLSACKQEGLLEEAQSYFYNMEDVYGIKPSLKHYTCLVDIMGSAGLLAESLTLIQKMPLKPDACLWSTVLKACKLYSNLEIGEKAAKALFELEPNNTSNYMVLSNIYADTGLWDSTKAVRDAMTEQGLHVERQCSWLYNGTTVHPFEAGNLSHPAIDTILSTWEDLATRMEQSGYSPQDIGPYYNVEVDPLSCHHTEKIAVCYGLISTSGQQPIRISKNFRMCMECHSSIKFISRDKGREIIVSDGRTYHHFKDGTCSCRDVW from the coding sequence ATGGCTACCAtgccgccgccgtccccgtcgccgCGTCATCCCCCGCGTACCGCCTTGTCGCCTCGCTGCACTGCCCTTCATAACCCATCGACCTACGTGTACCACTGCCAGCTTCTCAACGGCACGCCCCAGGGGCATGCGCCGCCGCGCCACGCGCGCGCGCGGCCCTTTCGGGAGCAGGAGCGGGACCTCGCCGCTTCCTACGCGCGCGAGATTGGCTCCTGCGTCCGCGTGCGGCGCTGGGGCGCAGCGTGCGAGGCGTTTGCGTCAATGCTCACCGCGGGAGCCGCCCCAGACAGGTTCCTCCTCCCGCAGGTGCTCCGCGCTTGCGCCGGCCTTGGTGCGCCCCGCCTTGCATCCGCCGCGCATGCGCTCGCCGCCAAGGGCGGGGCCGAGCTAGCGGGGGACCCCGTTGTCGGGAACGCGATCGTCGCCATGTATGCGGCGCTGGGGGACGTGGCCTCCGCCCGCGCCGCGTTCGCGTCGCTGCCCGACCGCGACGTCGTGGCGTGGACCGCGCTCATCAGCGCGCACGCCGACGCTGGGGAGCTGGAAGAGGCCTTCGACCTGTTTGAAGAGATGCAAGAGAGCGGCGTTCGCCCGGACGTGATCTCATGGAACACGCTGGTGTCTGGATTTGCAAGAAGTGGTGACCTCGTTGCTGCTCTGCATCTGTTTGACGAGATGCGGCAAAGAGGTGTCGACCCGGGAGTCAATTCTTGGAATTGCATCATCTCGGGCTGTGTGCAGAATGCACTGTATGAAGAGGCTTTGGAGGTTTTTCTGGAGATGTGTGAGAGTGAGAGGCCTGATGCGGTGACTGTGGCTAGTATTCTCCCTGCTTGTGCTGGCTTGCAGGCACTAGGCATTGGAAAGCAGCTGCATTCTTATGTTTTGCGGTGTGGAATCAAGATCAATGTGTATGTTGGAGCATCTTTGATTAGCTTGTACTCTGAGTGCGGAGAATTTGATGATGCGAGAGTTGTCTTTTCCACCATTCAGGAGAAGAATGTCAATGTGTGGAATGAGTTAGTTCAATCATATACCAGAGAGGGGAGGATGGACAAAGCTTGGGATGTTTTTGACTTGATGCAGGAGGATGGATTGAAGCCTGACATTGTCACCTATAACACTTTAATTGCTGCATATGCTAAAGTGGGTCAGAATGAACAAACATATGAACTGTTTTCACGCATGGCTGACGTCGGCTTAAAGCCTAATGTGGTCTCAATGAATGCATTGATTTGTGGTTTGCATCAACATGGCCTTTACACAGATGCACTTGAAGCTTTCAGATACATGCAGCGTTCCAGTGATGGAAAAGCAAAGGGTTGGACATTTCTTGATAATCGTGGCCCAATTCAACCAACTGGCACAACCATTACTGGTCTCCTCTCATTATTGGCAGACCTCAAGTTAGATCGTCTTGGGAAGGAAGTACACTGCTATGCTTTAAAGAATGGTTTGGCATCAAACATCTACGTTTCAAGCAAACTAGTTGACTTCTATGGTAAGACTGACGACATGACGTCTGCTGCTAATGTCTTCCAGAAAATCAGGAATAAGAATGTTGTCACATGGAACAGTCTGCTGGCAGCCTACAAGCATAATAGGAAGCCAGAAGCAACACTGAGGCTGCTCGCTGAAATGCTCGAGTCTAATTTTGATCCCAATTTGGTAACAATACACATAGCTCTTATGTCGTGTGGTATGACAATGGCATTGGGATATGGTAGAGAACTGCACAGCTACATCATAAAATGCTGGCCTGGTGGTTACCCAGCTACTCTTGCAAGTGCTTTGATAGATATGTATGGTAAATGTGGTAATATTGAGGATGCTAGGTTGGTCTTCAAGTCCATGGTTCCAAAGGACGTAGCAGTATGGAACGCAATGATGAGTTGCTATTTGCTTCATAGGATGCCTAAGGATATTATAGATTTGTTCAATTATCTGGAACAGTCAGGTATTCAACCGGATCACATTACTTTCATTTTACTTCTTTCAGCTTGTAAGCAAGAAGGTCTGTTGGAGGAAGCTCAGAGCTATTTCTACAATATGGAAGATGTATATGGCATAAAACCATCTTTAAAGCACTATACTTGCTTGGTTGATATCATGGGATCagccgggctactggcggagtcaCTAACACTTATCCAAAAGATGCCGCTTAAACCGGATGCGTGCCTGTGGTCGACTGTGCTTAAAGCTTGTAAGCTGTACTCAAATCTAGAGATTGGGGAAAAGGCGGCAAAAGCTCTTTTCGAGCTTGAACCAAATAATACTTCAAACTACATGGTGCTTTCGAACATATATGCAGACACAGGCCTGTGGGATTCCACCAAGGCTGTGAGGGATGCCATGACAGAGCAAGGGTTACATGTTGAGAGACAATGCAGCTGGTTATACAATGGTACAACTGTGCACCCTTTCGAGGCTGGAAACTTGTCACATCCCGCAATTGATACAATTTTGAGTACATGGGAAGACTTAGCTACCAGGATGGAGCAATCTGGGTACTCCCCTCAAGATATTGGCCCCTATTACAATGTAGAAGTTGACCCACTGTCATGCCACCACACAGAGAAGATCGCAGTGTGTTACGGGCTTATCTCCACATCTGGTCAACAGCCAATACGCATCTCAAAGAATTTTAGGATGTGCATGGAGTGCCATTCATCCATCAAGTTCATTTCAAGGGATAAGGGCCGGGAGATAATCGTTTCAGACGGTCGCACCTATCACCATTTTAAGGATGGTACATGCAGCTGCAGAGATGTATGGTAA